One window of Nicotiana tomentosiformis chromosome 11, ASM39032v3, whole genome shotgun sequence genomic DNA carries:
- the LOC104087290 gene encoding AP2-like ethylene-responsive transcription factor AIL5 isoform X1, with the protein MDMDSSSENWLGFSLSNINSNNSNANNNSSINLPSNNASELCLFQAFNSNPNSGVEENGKCTDELKTIAASFLRSFSADQNNSQNKQLAVVALPPAKKSVETFGQRTSIYRGVTRHRWTGRYEAHLWDNSCRREGQSRKGRQVYLGGYDKEEKAARAYDLAALKYWGPTTTTNSPVLNYEKELEEMKSMTRQEFVASLRRKSSGFSRGASIYRGVTRHHQHGRWQARIGRVAGNKDLYLGTFSTQEEAAEAYDIAAIKFRGLNAVTNFDISRYDVKSIASSNLPVGGMNNKSKTSSESAASESSKNVQGNRSDDRDISSATSAPLISSQAPNMVNLGFGLPIKQDASDFWSILGYTNDQNNGSKNPSANATFFHGPPIQAQGTTLFRMDLPATTTSLNEVNSNQVIFNEEGYYHQQQQSGSCSTITSVPSDTTTTLDGSNFGNWMPPSLHSFQTTAKNPFQTPIFGME; encoded by the exons ATGGATATGGATTCTTCTTCTGAGAACTGGCTTGGCTTCTCACTTTCCAATATCAACAGCAACAACAGTAACGCCAACAACAATAGCAGCATTAACTTGCCTTCTAATAATGCTTCAGAACTTTGCCTCTTCCAAGCTTTCAACTCCAACCCTAATA GTGGAGTGGAAGAAAATGGAAAATGTACTGACGAGCTGAAGACCATAGCCGCTAGTTTTCTACGTAGCTTTTCTGCTGATCAGAATAATTCGCAGAATAAGCAGTTGGCTGTGGTGGCGCTGCCGCCGGCTAAGAAGTCGGTCGAGACCTTTGGACAACGCACCTCTATTTACAGAGGTGTTACTag ACATAGATGGACAGGAAGATATGAAGCTCATTTGTGGGATAATAGTTGCAGAAGAGAAGGACAAAGTAGAAAAGGAAGGCAAG TTTACTTAG GTGGTTATGATAAAGAAGAGAAAGCAGCTAGAGCTTATGATCTTGCTGCTCTCAAGTATTGGGGTCCGACCACCACCACTAACTCTCCG GTATTGAACTATGAGAAGGAGCTGGAAGAAATGAAGAGCATGACAAGGCAGGAATTTGTTGCTTCTCTTAGAAG GAAAAGTAGTGGGTTTTCACGGGGAGCCTCCATCTACAGAGGCGTCACAAG gcaCCACCAACATGGTAGATGGCAAGCAAGAATCGGAAGAGTGGCAGGAAACAAAGATCTCTATCTTGGAACCTTTA GCACCCAAGAGGAAGCAGCAGAGGCCTATGACATTGCTGCAATCAAATTCAGAGGACTAAACGCAGTGACGAATTTTGACATTAGCCGTTACGACGTTAAAAGTATCGCCAGTAGCAATCTCCCTGTTGGAGGGATGAACAATAAATCAAAAACCTCATCAGAATCTGCTGCTTCTGAAAGTAGTAAAAATGTCCAAGGAAACCGATCAGACGATCGAGATATTTCCTCTGCTACCTCTGCTCCATTAATTTCGTCTCAAGCTCCAAATATGGTCAACCTTGGTTTCGGATTGCCCATCAAGCAAGACGCTTCCGATTTCTGGTCAATCCTCGGATACACTAATGATCAAAACAACGGTAGCAAAAACCCTAGTGCAAATGCAACGTTCTTTCATGGTCCGCCTATTCAAGCACAAGGTACAACACTCTTCAGAATGGATCTCCCTGCTACTACAACCTCTCTGAATGAAGTCAACAGTAATCAAGTCATATTCAATGAAGAAGGGTACTATCACCAGCAGCAGCAAAGTGGTAGTTGTAGCACAATAACTTCAGTTCCTAGTGACACTACTACTACTCTTGATGGCTCCAATTTTGGTAATTGGATGCCACCTTCTCTTCATTCATTCCAGACTACTGCAAAGAATCCATTTCAGACCCCAATTTTTGGCATGGAATAA
- the LOC104087290 gene encoding AP2-like ethylene-responsive transcription factor AIL5 isoform X2 — protein MDMDSSSENWLGFSLSNINSNNSNANNNSSINLPSNNASELCLFQAFNSNPNSGVEENGKCTDELKTIAASFLRSFSADQNNSQNKQLAVVALPPAKKSVETFGQRTSIYRGVTRHRWTGRYEAHLWDNSCRREGQSRKGRQGGYDKEEKAARAYDLAALKYWGPTTTTNSPVLNYEKELEEMKSMTRQEFVASLRRKSSGFSRGASIYRGVTRHHQHGRWQARIGRVAGNKDLYLGTFSTQEEAAEAYDIAAIKFRGLNAVTNFDISRYDVKSIASSNLPVGGMNNKSKTSSESAASESSKNVQGNRSDDRDISSATSAPLISSQAPNMVNLGFGLPIKQDASDFWSILGYTNDQNNGSKNPSANATFFHGPPIQAQGTTLFRMDLPATTTSLNEVNSNQVIFNEEGYYHQQQQSGSCSTITSVPSDTTTTLDGSNFGNWMPPSLHSFQTTAKNPFQTPIFGME, from the exons ATGGATATGGATTCTTCTTCTGAGAACTGGCTTGGCTTCTCACTTTCCAATATCAACAGCAACAACAGTAACGCCAACAACAATAGCAGCATTAACTTGCCTTCTAATAATGCTTCAGAACTTTGCCTCTTCCAAGCTTTCAACTCCAACCCTAATA GTGGAGTGGAAGAAAATGGAAAATGTACTGACGAGCTGAAGACCATAGCCGCTAGTTTTCTACGTAGCTTTTCTGCTGATCAGAATAATTCGCAGAATAAGCAGTTGGCTGTGGTGGCGCTGCCGCCGGCTAAGAAGTCGGTCGAGACCTTTGGACAACGCACCTCTATTTACAGAGGTGTTACTag ACATAGATGGACAGGAAGATATGAAGCTCATTTGTGGGATAATAGTTGCAGAAGAGAAGGACAAAGTAGAAAAGGAAGGCAAG GTGGTTATGATAAAGAAGAGAAAGCAGCTAGAGCTTATGATCTTGCTGCTCTCAAGTATTGGGGTCCGACCACCACCACTAACTCTCCG GTATTGAACTATGAGAAGGAGCTGGAAGAAATGAAGAGCATGACAAGGCAGGAATTTGTTGCTTCTCTTAGAAG GAAAAGTAGTGGGTTTTCACGGGGAGCCTCCATCTACAGAGGCGTCACAAG gcaCCACCAACATGGTAGATGGCAAGCAAGAATCGGAAGAGTGGCAGGAAACAAAGATCTCTATCTTGGAACCTTTA GCACCCAAGAGGAAGCAGCAGAGGCCTATGACATTGCTGCAATCAAATTCAGAGGACTAAACGCAGTGACGAATTTTGACATTAGCCGTTACGACGTTAAAAGTATCGCCAGTAGCAATCTCCCTGTTGGAGGGATGAACAATAAATCAAAAACCTCATCAGAATCTGCTGCTTCTGAAAGTAGTAAAAATGTCCAAGGAAACCGATCAGACGATCGAGATATTTCCTCTGCTACCTCTGCTCCATTAATTTCGTCTCAAGCTCCAAATATGGTCAACCTTGGTTTCGGATTGCCCATCAAGCAAGACGCTTCCGATTTCTGGTCAATCCTCGGATACACTAATGATCAAAACAACGGTAGCAAAAACCCTAGTGCAAATGCAACGTTCTTTCATGGTCCGCCTATTCAAGCACAAGGTACAACACTCTTCAGAATGGATCTCCCTGCTACTACAACCTCTCTGAATGAAGTCAACAGTAATCAAGTCATATTCAATGAAGAAGGGTACTATCACCAGCAGCAGCAAAGTGGTAGTTGTAGCACAATAACTTCAGTTCCTAGTGACACTACTACTACTCTTGATGGCTCCAATTTTGGTAATTGGATGCCACCTTCTCTTCATTCATTCCAGACTACTGCAAAGAATCCATTTCAGACCCCAATTTTTGGCATGGAATAA